The genomic region GACGTATTTTCATCATATCAGCTTCACATACTATATTTAATAACAAACTACTTCCAACTGTTATTTCTGGCATTTCTTCTGCTAATTCTCTTATAGCTACTGATCTATGATTTCCATCAAGGCATTCAAACTGATAATCTAAAGGTATTTGAATTATTCCACCTAATGATCCTACTTGTTCTAATATATCGTATAAATCTTCTTGTGTTCTTAATGTATCAGATACGTCACCAAATACGATTGGTTCAAACGGTAATTTTTCTGTACAAACAAGAGTTACAGGAGGTATTGTAAATTGCTTTTCTATTTTCATATACTCTTTTATTTCATCTTTATGAGATTTATCTAAAAATCTATTTTTTATTTCAGACTTTATTATTTCTTCACCTTTCTTTTTAACTGATGAAGTTTTAACTATACCACTTTTAAGAGCTCCAAATGGAACTGTTATAGCATACCAAATTCTATTCCCACTTCGATAAGCTATAGCTGGAACAGTTATTGATGCTGTTGCAAATCCAGCTTTCTTTCTTTCCATAGTATGAATTTGTAATTCTTTTGTATTATCCATATATTTACACCCCTTATTCATTTTTTATTTTCCTTATATTTACAATTTATCACAACTCATTTTTACTTGTCAACGGTTATTTTTATTTTTTCACGTCTGAATGCATTTCTTTTTTATATTTAAAAAACATCAATCACGTCTATATTAAGACGTGATTGATGTTTTTATTTTATAATTTAAAATATATTTTTTCTATTATATTTAATATTCCCAATTTGATTATCCCTGAAATTCTTACCTACATAAACTTATATTTAAGTTATCATAAAATTTATTTTATTACACTATTTGCTACTCTCAACCATCATAAATTAAGAGTGTATAATTAGAAAAATTATACACTCTTAATTTATATTATTTATTTAGTTATCGCAACTTCTCTTAATCCTAAGTCACCTTGTTCATCTTTGTAAATATCTAATATAGTATTTCCCATCTTTGTAACTAATCCAACAACTAATGCATTTCCCATACAAAAATACCTAGCTCTTTCAGACATATCTGTATTAGTCCAATTGTCTCTAAATCCATTTAATCTTTCTGCCTCTACTGGTGTTAATTTTCTTAATCTACCAGTTGCAGGGTCTTCTACAACATGAGAACTTCTATTAACAGATGCTTCACTTGTAAGCATTGTTCTAGCAGGCCTATCTGTATAATCAGGAAACGCCAATGCCCCTTCACTAAATACATATTCATGACCTGTTTTGCTAACTCTATTAATTTTTTTAGCCGCTTTAGGCGCTTTCCACTTTTCTAATATGGCTTCATCCGTGTCTATATAATATTTTTCATCTACATTTGATTCTAATATATCTCTTAATAAAGTAAACTTTCCATCATACTTAGGAACAGTTTTTTCTGTATATATAGTTCCGTTACTCATTATCCCTGAGTTTTCAAATTCTAAGTTAAAATTATCAGATATATCAACTATATCTTCATATTCCATTTCTATTTTACATTTTTTAACTTTCTCAACTTCATTTATAGGTAATATAGGGAATTCATCTTGGAAAAATCCATCTGTGTGAATCCACGATTCTAAATCTTCTACGTTTATCCTATTTGCAAAGTTTGTACTATTTTTAAAAGCAAATATAAACACTCTTCTTCTTCTTTGAGAGAATCCATATTCTGCAGCATTTATAACTCTCCATTCAACTGAATACCCTAGTTCATTAAAACAAGCTAGCATAACTCCAAAGTCACGTCCTCTTTGTTTTGCTGGAGATTTTAATAATCTATCTACATTTTCAAGTAAAACAAACTTCGGTTGCTTTTCTTTTAATATATCACGTATTTGCCACCATAGAACACCTTTCACACCTTGAATACCTTTTGCTCCAGTTCTAGCAACAGAATAATCTTGGCAAGGGAATCCTCCAACTAATAAATCATGATCTGGTATATTTTTTTTATCAACTAAAGAAATATCTTTATTTACATGAATATCCTTATCTCCAAAATGATTAATATAACAATCATATGCATATTGAACTTTTTTACCTGGCTCCCATTGATTCGCCCATACAAAATCAAATTCATCCGAACTATCTCTTAATCCTAAATGGAAGCCACCTACTCCTGCGAATAACTCACAAACTTTCATCGGTTTACCTCCTAGTAATCAATTCTTATCATATCGTCTCATATTTTCCTATTATACTACAAACTAATGTTCTTGAACAGATCCTAAATTTTACATTTACATTTATTTTTACCATATAGACAATAAATATTTTTTTATTGAATCTATAAGTTTATATTTTATTTATGTAGTTACTAGGAATTAAAACAATAAATATATTGATACTATCTACTTATATTTATCCATATACTCCTTAAGCGCCATAGATATTAAATCTTGCTTGCTATAATGCTTTGACTCACAAAATTGCTGCCAATCCTGATATACAAATTCATTTATTCTTATGCTTTTAGGCTTTGGATTTAAGTGTTTATCATCTACTAAATTAATGACTATATGATTTGTAGTGGTTTCTGTAGTGGCTCTTGTAGTGGACTTATATTTCTCTAAAAACTCTTGTAAAACTTCAAAATTATTTTCTAAATATCCTAAAATTTGTTTCTGTTGTTTCGGAACTACAAATGTATTTTCATTACCTACAATTGTAGTTTTATCCTCTACAATTGTAGGTAATATCTCTGTAGTGGACTTTGTAGTGGTTTCTGTAGTGGGCATATATTGCTTAGTTTTGCTGTTATATCTATATCCATTTGCTTTTACTTCTCTTTGTAATGATTTCTCTCCGATTCCTAAATCTTCTCTTATTCTTATTACAGTTTGTCCTTCTCTTAATTTATTATTTAAATACTCTATTTTCTCCATGAAATCTAGATTATTAAATTGCTCCTTATTCACACTATCACCTCAATTTTTATTATAAACTACAACTGTAATTTTCTGTAGTTGTTTATTTATTTTATTCAAAATTTAAGTCCATTTTGTGACTTTAGATAATAGATATGAAAATAGTTGAAGTAGGAAAAAATCATTCCTACCTCAACTCTCTTTATCAATATGTTCGGGTCAAAATCTATGTTGTCTTGTCTGACCTCACAGATTGCATCAAAAAACGTTGCAAACTGTGATGCCATACAAAACAACTACATATTTAATTTAACCACTACAATTTATTACAAATCCACTACAACTTTTTCAAACTCTATTTTTATATATTTAAATATTTGATTAAAGCTTATAATCTTTTAGATTTATTAATTTTTTTTTATAACTTTGAATCATTATATATTGCTATTGATAGTATTGTTACTTATCATTTTTATGGAGTTTGGCTTTCGCCACCGCGCTTTACGCTACAATCTTTTTAGTAAAAAACACTAAAAAGTATTTTCACTTCAATCGCTAACTCAAAATCATCGTTCCATCGCAATTTATATAGCTTTTAATATTATATTAGTTTTAACTTTTTTAATTGTATATGACCTTACGGTCGTGCCCCTCTGACAAATCCTTAAAAGCACTTACACAGCTCCGCCGATAACATATTTCACATACATCATATTACATATCATGTATGTTCATATCTTATAGCTCCATGTGTTCGTACCTTTTTAAGGATAGCCATTCACTGCCCATTCGCCCAATGCCCTAACCTAATGTTTGTGTTACATACTTCCAATGCAACTTATACGACCTTCACATTTTGTATAATCCGCTAAATATGCTAATTCACATTTATATATTTAATAATACTAATAGTAAAATCAACTTGGTTACGGTATGAAACTACTTTCGTGATATCACGCATTGGATAAAACCATTTCTCCACTATCCAATGCTAGTACAATAATAGCTTTTAAAAGTGCTTTATACCTAAAAAAACTGTACACGAAAATATAATTTTAATTTCATGTACAGTCGTTTATCTAAATTCGGGTTATTATAATGTCTTATTTTTATTTCTTAAAAATGTTGGTTTTAACAGTAATTTACCTGCTATTGCACAAGTAAACATAGTTATAACCACTGGTGCTATATTAGAAAAATTTCCTGGTAAAGTTATAAATATAGGCTCCATTAATAAAATAGCTCCAAGTAAAACCATTACAAAACCTACATAGGAAAGTAATCCATATCCTTTTATATACTTTCCTTGTCTATAATTTGTCACAAGAAAATAAATTCCTGAAACTAATATTAAAATTCCAGAAATAACTAAAAACCATAATATCATAACTAAATTCCTCCCGATGTAAAACTGTATTTATACCCCTTAAAA from Paraclostridium bifermentans harbors:
- the dcm gene encoding DNA (cytosine-5-)-methyltransferase, translating into MKVCELFAGVGGFHLGLRDSSDEFDFVWANQWEPGKKVQYAYDCYINHFGDKDIHVNKDISLVDKKNIPDHDLLVGGFPCQDYSVARTGAKGIQGVKGVLWWQIRDILKEKQPKFVLLENVDRLLKSPAKQRGRDFGVMLACFNELGYSVEWRVINAAEYGFSQRRRRVFIFAFKNSTNFANRINVEDLESWIHTDGFFQDEFPILPINEVEKVKKCKIEMEYEDIVDISDNFNLEFENSGIMSNGTIYTEKTVPKYDGKFTLLRDILESNVDEKYYIDTDEAILEKWKAPKAAKKINRVSKTGHEYVFSEGALAFPDYTDRPARTMLTSEASVNRSSHVVEDPATGRLRKLTPVEAERLNGFRDNWTNTDMSERARYFCMGNALVVGLVTKMGNTILDIYKDEQGDLGLREVAITK